In Cotesia glomerata isolate CgM1 linkage group LG8, MPM_Cglom_v2.3, whole genome shotgun sequence, the sequence ACTGCACCATTAAGTAAGTTTTCTTACAGTGCTGCTGATTGGATTGTATTCCACTATTCGGTCGTGAATTATTAAACAGTAAGCAGTAGTTTGATTTGGAAACTGTGCTGATGATTCAAATTCCAGACGTATATCCACAGGTCCAGACTTGATTGACTCGTTCTGCTTGGAACAGTTAATTATATACAGAGGTGCTTTATACAGAAAATCTTTCTTAGCCAATAGTGGTTCAGCTTCTTTTCCATAGTAAgcactttgaaaatttgtgtACATGTCATACATCAAGGCGTACTGATTATTCGTAATGTTGAGCTTCAAATTTCCATATGGATAACTCTGAGAGTTCAAGATGAGTTTAATATCTCTTATGTTACAATGGTCAAATTCGCTTGCATTTTGATTCGATTGATTTTTTCTTGCTGTTTGAAATCCAATGATGACAAAACGAGGTTTCTCGAGTTGATTTGTTGTTTTGATTGCCCAAATGTAATTGGTTGTAGCTGGTAGCAGTGGATACTCATACAGTTCCCAAGTCCGAAAACTGATTGGGATAGCTGGATCCGAGGTTATGTAATTCAACACATCGATTTTTTGCTTGTCAGACATTGTTATATATGGTACAATCcactcaattttttgaatcgtAATTGAAACATTTTCATCCTTAACGGTAACAACATAAGCATTTTGATCAGTATTTCATCTGATCCGTATCAATTCATGCTTAGCATTCACAATAACTCGTTGATAATCTTCAGCAAATCCTAGGATAAAACTCAGCGGTACTAAGACATCAAAGTAGCTATTAGCATTGGTCAACTTGTTATTATCTTCATTAACAATCCAACCAGTATTTTCTAGAATATTTTGCTGTCCCGGACTCAGAGAAGCGTATCCTTTCATAACACTGGTAATGCCAACATTCTTACATCTGTCAATTTCTACACCATTCAACTCATAACGTATCTCTTCAAACATATGACAGACAGCCATGTTGATCATCTTTGTAGTAGCACTTAC encodes:
- the LOC123270151 gene encoding uncharacterized protein LOC123270151 gives rise to the protein MSDKQKIDVLNYITSDPAIPISFRTWELYEYPLLPATTNYIWAIKTTNQLEKPRFVIIGFQTARKNQSNQNASEFDHCNIRDIKLILNSQSYPYGNLKLNITNNQYALMYDMYTNFQSAYYGKEAEPLLAKKDFLYKAPLYIINCSKQNESIKSGPVDIRLEFESSAQFPNQTTAYCLIIHDRIVEYNPISSTVRKLT